The genomic window agcagactccctgccaagcaaggagcctgatgtggaactcgaacctggtactccaggatcatgacctgagccccacaGGTGGCCCTGAGGCTGCTTCTTGAAGGCAAGTGccaatccccatcacctgctcTGAGCCTTGGAACAGAATTCCTAAACACATGACTTATACGGAATTTAAAATTTGCTAGTAGCCACAtttacaaaggtaaaaataaacaagtttaactttattatatttaactCAGTGCATCCAAAATGCAacttcaagggcacctgggtggctcagcgggttgagctgctgccttcggctgaggtcatgatctcagggtcctgggatcgtgccccgcatcgggctctctgctcagtggagagcctgcttcttcctctctctctgcctgcctctctgcctacttgtgatctctctctgtcaaatgaataaataaaatctaaaaaaaaaaaaaaaaatgcaacttcaACATGTAAGTAATATAaaagtacaaaatttaaaaatgcattttggggGGTGTACCAAGTCTTTGAGAcctggtgtgtattttacaccTAACAGCACATCTTGCTTTACACTGGCCACACTTCAAGCTCTCAGGAGGCAGGTGTGGCCAGTGGCCACCATACTGGACAGGGCAGACTTAGGTGAAATGCAACagggaatgtggagaaaataaTGTGTGTGATTCCATGAGGGAAGAGATGGCTCCTCCACTCAGTCCTGGGAAAGGGGCTGGGTTGAGCTGTTTAAGAGGACAGCTGCAGGGTATGGCCCTGTCAGCCAAGTGACACACCTACCCAGTCCCCCCTTGTCACCTCCCCCATACACATAATATTGCTCTCTTTCTGggctgagagaggtgagcagAATGAGCTAAATTCCTCATTTATTGGTCAGTGTGTGACGTCACCTACACCTCAGTGTGCACCTCAGTCTTTGTTGATGCTGAGCTGGGATTTCTGGTGGAAGGTGGGGCAATGTGGATATTTTGGAACAGGAGTTAGCCATCAGGACCCGAGGCTGTTGGCGAGGCCCATCCCCTGACCTCTCATTTTGGGGAGAGGAACTGGAGGGAAAAAGATAACCCAAGGGAAGGTAGCAGAAAATGTTGAGGACCCATAGCTCAAAACCGAAGggcttttatttatgtttttaaatttttaaagtagtctctacacccagtgtgggtgTAAATACATAGATTAAGAGTGcaatgttccactgactgagccagtcaggaacCCAGACAGGTGGGACTTTAGTTTTAGGAGAAGCAGGAGTTTCATCATTTTTTAGATGATGAAATTTTTTGATGCTTCATTTGGAGGCTAAGGACAGGcctttttccttttgattcccccttcttcctgctgccacatgcacacgtgcactgTGAGTCTTGCTCCCAGGAAAGCCTTTAAAGTCTCCTCAGAGCCTGAGGGACCCCAAGCTAGGCTGCTGCTCTGGGAATGCAGGACTAAGATTAGGCTGGGGGCGCTGCGTGGCCCCATCCTTTCCCCCTTGACTGGCTTCCTCAAAGACTGTGAGGGAAGAGGGGTATCTAGAGTACCCTTTTCCTCCAGATCAAACCTTTGTTTGGCCTGGTTGACCCTTCTCCAGCCCAGCCACACCTGGGTCTGTGGGGACCCAGTGGCTGCGTCGGCCACAGGCGGCAGCATTTCCGTGCCTCAGTCCACCTGTGCCATCTGGTCAATCCCTCCGGTCCCCCAACTCCCCCTACAGAGCTGCCCGGCACTCAGGGTGTGAGGCTGGGATGGGCACACAGCGCACACCCTGACATCCACCACCAGTGGCCCTCCAAGGACAAGGATCACATAAAGTCCTGAGAGGAAGACACTGTTGTCCAGACGTGGAGCTCAGGCCCCCGTAAGGTCGGGGCAGAGGGGTGTGTGGCTGTGTGTCAGGGAAAAGCAGTTCCACAGACACGGAAGACCAAAGGTGCGTATCAGAAAGACAGAGCTCGACGGGCTCTGGCCCCgtttattacaaaataatgattCCAAATCTGGTATAAAAAAGATCCCAGATGGCCCCAGTATACCTGCCATGCCCTCGAGCCACAGAGTCACTCCCTTGGGCTGCTAAGCATGGGGGGCTCTCAGATGCGAAGGTCCCCAGCCAGGATGGCACTGTACCGGGCCTGTGTGAGGGGCAGGTAGGCACCCCCAGGCTGGTCCAGAACGTAGAGGGGGTCAGACAGTGCGCTTGGGTCAAAACCCTCCTTTGCCATCCGCACCTTCTGCTGCTTGAAGGTCTCCGTCGTGGCCAGAGACTCCTGAGGAGGGCGTCAaaaggagctgaaggcaggcataTCCTGCCCTGGAGGTTCAGGTGAGTCAAGAGGCAGGGACAAGGAGGTATGAGGTCGGGGTTTACGGGACGGGGtgacagggaagagaaaaagacaagcctagagaaaggcagagggaatgaAGGGGGCGAAGGAATGTCCGTCTGAGAAGGAGCTGTTCCCTCTCTTCACTGGACAGCGTCCCCTGCGGGTCCCCATGTGTGGTGTGGGGCCCGCCAAGGGCTGTGGACCCgagggctggaggggtggggcgggagCAGCCAGTTACCTGAAGCCTCAGGAACCGAGGCCAGGCGTACGGCGGCAGGTTTTCAGAAACGTGGGCATAGAGCTGCACAAGGTCCAAGGAGTGGGGGGGACGCAGAACCAGGGCCGCCATTCCAGCTCTGCCTTCGTGCCCTGTGAGGTGGGGACAGGTTACCAGCTGCTGTGGGGGCCCACCCGCTGGCCTCATGTTCCCTGTGCCCCAGTAACACCGGGTCAGGGAGGCAGGCCggctgcctccttcctcccatgTCTTGGCACCTGGCACGGTGACTCCGTAGACGTTCACCTCCTGAAGAAAATCCAGAGACTCCAAGGCCTCCGCCACCTCGGTTGTGGCCACATTCTCCCCTTTCCACCTGCCAGAGGGTGGAGATCCTGGGCCttagggggtgggtggggggagggcacagTCGGGGAGCAAGACGCTCCCAGGGAGGAGGCATGCGGAGGTCTGTCTGTCAGAAGTGGATGGATGAGGGGCTGGGTTTGGGTGGGTGTTAGGGAGTTAGGGTTAGGGGCTCTGGGTCACAGGGACTGGATGTCTGGGAAAGGACTCCAAGTCATGCACAGATACCTGAAGGTGTCTCCAGTCCGATCATGGAAGCGGAGAAAACCCTGGTCGTCGCAGACCAGCAGGTCCCCGGTGTTGAAGAAAACATCCCCAGCTTGGAAGACACCCTTCAGCAACTTTCCCTGGGCCAGCTCCGGCCCCCCAGCATAGCCCAGGAACGGGGACTGCTGGCTGACCGGGGCCACCAGCAGCCCGGGCTCACCTGGCAGAGCACTGGGGTCAGGGGTGGCTGCCTACCCACCAGGAGCCTCCTGTCCCTCGCCCCACTGTCCAGTCCCAGTCCTCTTCTCAGCTGCACCACCCCATCCAGCCCGCCTGAGCACGAACCTGGACATGTGGCCACACAGTGCCCCCGGGTATCCCGAATCGGCTCCCCTGTGGTGACATCATAGCGAATcaaagagaaggggaagacatgctgggggaagggagacccAGGCACTGGGTCATTTCAGTGGCATGAGCCCCCTCCCTGCCGGCCCCCACCTGCCACAGGACCCCCCAGTTTCTCTCCCAGGCCTCCCTCACCTTATAAAGCCAGGAGGCACGGCCCACAGCACCCAGCTGTCCCGTGTAGTTAAAAGTGGCAACATTGCCCTCGGTGAGCCCGTAGGTCTCCAGCACCCGCAGGGGACCAAAACGGCGCACAAAGCGCTCCCAGGTGTCGGGTCGCAGCCCGCTGCCCACTGCCAGCCGGACCTTATGGCCATGTTCCGCCGTGCTCTGAGACGAGGCGAGACGGGCCGAAGGGTCACCACCAAGACACTGGCTCTCAAATGTGAGGTCCCGTTTCCCTGTCCCCTGAAGCCCCTTCCACCACGACCTCGCTCAGATGTCCTGGCATCCCAggctcctcaccccaccccaccatggtCTTCCCGCACGGTCTCCGCCTTATGAAGTGCCCACCTCCCTGCGCAGGCCCCTCTGCCCGGTCCTCCGCCCACGCACCGGTGGCTGGTTGACAAGATATCGGCACAGCTCCCCTATGTACTGGAACACTGTCACCCCATGCTGCTGGCAGTCCTCCCAGAACTGACTGGCCGAGAATCTGGACTTCAGCACCACTGTGGCCCCTGCCGGAAGTGGAGAGCGGGGTGGAGGAAGGTGAGGTGAAGGGCTGAGTGGGGTGCCCTGACCACCCCCTTCCCAGACACTAGCCCTCACTGTTGTGTGTGGCTCCCGGGAAGGCCCTGCTGTGACGTCCAGCAGCAGGCGGCTTGGCCCACCTCCTTTCCCACCTGTGTCCCAGAGAGCTCAGtgctcctcctctgcttcccctccccacactaTCCCTGCTCTGCACCCTGACTCCAAGTCCCAACTCTGTCCATTTGCTTCTTCCCCAGCTGACAGCCACAGCCCTTCCCCAACCCACCCTGGGAGTCTGGAGTCCTGCCAACTGTACAGGCACCCTAGCCAGTCTGCAGGTTCTGCAGGGGTGCGGCCCCACTGGACCAGGAGCTCTCCGAGAGTAGCccctgcctccttcttcctctggatTCCCTACCCTGAAGGACTTAGGGAGCATCTCCAGGTGAGCACATCACAGAAGGgccttaataaatgtttgctagaaaAAACACCTGCTGGAGGATTAGAGGTGGGGAGGACTGGGGGGTGTGCTGGGGAGACTGACCAATGCCCAAGCAGCCCACGATGCCCAGGAGAGAGCCAGACATGTGGTAGAGGGGGAGGGCCAGGTAGATCACATCCTCCCGGTGGGCTCCGCACAGCTGGTAGAAGGCCTGGCACTGCAGGATCTTCAGGTGACTGATCTGGGCAGCCTTGGGGAGGCCTGTGGGCAGCGGGCGGAGATCCGGGAAGGGTCTGAGCTTCAGGCCCTGCCTCCCTCCGCCCCTGCTGGGTTTCAcacagaaagaggcagaggcaagGCGGAAgctgagaggaaggcaggctgggCTGTCCTGGACCAGCCAGGAGTGGCAGGGAGGGTGTGGAGTAGCAGCCTGGAAACTGAAGCCATAGTTCTTGTTCCCAgtctcctgccttcctctgcctggtttctgggagggaaggcaggtgcTCACCCGTGGTGCCAGAAGTGAAGATGTACAGGCACGTGTCCATTATGCTCTGGGGGGCAGACAGGTACCCTGGCACTGGTCCGTCCGCTTCTGCCGAGGCCTCGGCCAGCAAGTCGCTGATTCCTGTAGGGTGGGATTCAGGGCCTGCAGCCCAAAGACAGAGCCCCATGGCCCTCAGGGCTGGCAGGTCAGGCTCCAGCGACTCCAGGAACTCTGGGTGAGGTAGGAAGGCATAGCTCGGGGAAAGGAAGTCTTTTCCGCCCCTCCTGGGCGAGAACGGTCTGAACATCCCATCACCGCTCTGGGGACCACAGACCCAGCTTCATCCCACGGCCAACCCGAAAACTCAGACCCTCAAGCAGACCCTTTCCCAAGCCCCTGGAAAAGGCTCGGCCACCTTCCGAGCTCCGCCCCTTCTCTGCGGCCCCTTTCCGAGGCCGGCCCCGCCCCGAGGGCCGCGCGCCCGGGCCTTACCTGGCGCCAGGACCAGCGCGCGCGCGCCGCAGCTGCGGAGACAGTGCAGGAGGGGACCCCGGCGCAGGGCGGCGGGCACAAAGGCTGTGCGCAGGCCGGCCTTGGCCAGCCCGAACCAGAGCCACAGGAACTCCGGGCAGGCGGGGAGAAGCAGCGCCACGGTGTCCCCGGGCGCTAGAGGGGCCGCGGCGCCGGCCACTCCCGCGGCCTGCTCGGCCTCTGTGCCACCGCTGGGCCCCGCGCCCCAGCCCCGCGCGCGCAAGAAAGCGCGCGCAGCCCGGTTGCTCTCGCGCTCGGCCTCCGCGTAGCTGAAGCTTCGCGGGCCGTGGACGAGGAAGATGTGTGCGGGGCGCTGCCGGGCCAGTTCCGCGAGGCGCCAGGCGAGGCTGCAGCCCCCCTCTGGGCCCCTCGGGtcggcggcggccgcggccagGGCGCGCGCTCGAAGAGCCCGCTTGCATCGCAGGGCGCGTACCGCGAAGGCCAAGTCCGCCGGGAGCCAGCGCAGCCCCGGCCAGAGGTGCGGCTTCCGCAGCAGgagcagcggcggcagcagcagcagcagcagcagcagcagcagcagggccgCCATGGTGCCCTGGTCCTGGGCCCGACCCCGAGTCTCCCTTTCGAAAACGGGCTGCTCGCTTTTGCTCGGAGACCTCTCCCTCTGGGGAGCGCGCGTGCGCCAGCacacgcccctcccccccccttctcCACAGGCGGGGAGCCGAGGCcgggaggtgtgtggggggcgGCCCCGAACTCTCGGCCCTCCCCACCGCTGCGCTCCGCCCTGTGCGTGATCCCTCGCAGACCGCGGAGGGCTCACACCCTCCACCGACCGGATTCAGGTTTTCTCCCCAAGGCCGCTTCTGTCCCGGCCTGAGGATGCCACCACTGCTCTCCCCCCGACAACGGCCGGAGAACTGGGCCCTTTGCCCCTTTGGCGCTGCAAGTCCCGGCCTAAGGGCCAGACCAGTGCCCTCCCCCAGCGCCAGCAGCAGCCCTAGGGGAAGGGTGGGGGCCCAGGCAGCAAGTCCTGGAGGGGCGACGGCCCAGGCCCCTCCTTCTGGGCAAGGGCACAATAATTGGGGCCAGCCAGCAAATGCTTTCCATCCTGGTTTTAattggggcagagggaatgggaaggggagaggaagaagaggcctCCTGCGACTTGGACTTCTAAAGGAAGGAATAGCAGCTTTGAGGAAGGAGCCACTGGACCCTGCAAGCCCCCTGTCCCCGCCCagacctccctcctccctgcttggcGGGCGGCCCAGCCTCCTGGGCAGCCAAGGGGGTTCTTTTCTGCTGGGACACAGAGGACAAGGCAAGCGGCTGTGGAACAAAGAGTTTCCTTCCTATCTGAATTCTCCCCACTGGGCCCACTTTTGTCCATCAGAATCCGAGTTGGGGGCACACTTCACCCCCAGTGAACCCTCCTGTAATTGGTAAGCACACAGATCTCCTAAACTGAACAAATACTCACTTTTGGAAGCCTCTAGTTTCTTGAGAGAGAAGTAGGGAGGAACAGAGTTTTACTTGGAGAGGTGCCTGGACAGGTCAGTGCCTGGCCCACAACCCCAGTGGCAGCAGAAGgctgggcaggtgggggtggCCAAACGCCCCTCCAGATCAGGGGGTGTGCAGGAAGGGACAAGGGGAAGCTCCCCAGCcacgggggtggggatggggtaggGGGGTGGCACCAGGGAGCGGTAGCACTGTCAGGTGCCCCCCACTAGGAGCACCTGGGCCAGCAACTCCAGCACAAAAGAGGTTCTGGCTTGttttattgtcatttaaaaacttttaaaaagcgaTTATCTctgccaaaaaccaaaaccaaacaaaaaggaaCTAAGGAAATGGGACCGTTTGACAGTTCCATGGAAGCTGTCTCTGGGAGCTGTCTCTGGGAGCCCCAGGGGCtctggcctccctctcccctcagtcCTTGCCTGAACCCTTCCGGCATCTGCCCCATGTGGAGGAACAGGCAGGCAGGGGGACATCACTGGTGACATGCCCATTGATTGCACATGGAGGACGGAGAGCAACTATAAAATGCCTGTTAGGAGCGAATGAAGGCCAGATGGGGGAGCCGGGAAGGGCTGTCCATACACTGTCTTCACTCCCATCCTGGCCTCTCTGACCAGCAAGCCCCGTctgccatttctcttctctttggggggctggggaggggcaggggctgagaaCCTGCACCAGCCCAGATTTCACACAGCCTCTGGCTTCCGTGGGACCTGAGTTGGTGGGAGCAGCAGTGTGAGGGGGCTAGAGGCCCCCGGACgggagggagcaggggctggggccgCATGGCAGTTTCGCAGGCTGAGCCGAAGGAGGCAGCTCGTCCTTCCTGCCAGGAGAGCCTTGGGTACCAGGTGAGCctcaggcggagggagagggcaTCCCCCCTGTATCTCCCCGGCCCTTACTAATCTCTGATGCAccaaggaggggagggcagtCCGGCGGGGGGTGGGATGGAGGAACACAGGGGCCTCAGTCACTGTCAGACCCCACTGCAGAGGACCCTTTCCGTTTCCGCTTGGTAGGCTTCggttttgtgtcttcttcctccTGGAAGAGATGGGGGCGCCGGCCATTAGCCCGAGCAGCCACCGGTCCCAGCCCcgccctctcccactgctcctgtgGCTCTCACCGAGGCACTGCTGGAGCCCGACTCTTCCTCGGCATTGGGGGGCTGCGTCGCATTCTTTCGGCTGCGGGGGCTGGACAGAGCTGCTTTTCTCCGGCTCTTGGGAGGCTTGGTGGACGAGTCCTCGTACTCCTCGGCCAGGGAGAAGAGGTCGCTGAACCTGAAGGAGAGAGCCAGCCTCAGCACAGTGCTCCGGGTGCTCTGTCCCACAGGGGAGGGCCCTCCCGTGGTTTCCCAACGCCTTACTTCATCTTGTGGGCCTCATCGCAGCTTGCCTGCACGTGCTGCAGCGCCTGGAGAATCGGGGTTTGGCTAAAAACTagcgggaggaggagggagagcgggGAAGGAAGGACAGTGAGGGGTCAGGAAGTCACTGGGtcctcccgcccccgcccaggGCTGCTCGGAGCCAGGGTCTGCCCTGCGTACAGTTCTGCTTAGTGTTGGTCAGGTTGAGGCGCAGGTTGTCCAAGTGCTCCAGGATCTGCTCCAGGGTCAGCTGCGCGAGCTTGCTGCTGGAGCTTCTCAGGCTGCAGGGACGGCCAGAGTCTGAGGCCGAGGGGAGGGCTCCGGGAGTCGGGGACACCCTCCCCACCAGGGCCCCTCCTCAAGACAGAGGTGGCGCTTGCGAGGAAAGGGGGGGCTGggattggggggtgggagagagaccAGCTGGCCTCTAGGGAAGGGGCCAGAGCCCGCAGAGCAGTGCGCAGCCTCGGACCGCTAGGTGTCACCCGCTAACCACTGGGTAGGAACCGCCCAGGTGCCGGCCTGTGGGCAGTGGGCAGCCCTCCACAGGGTCTGcgtccccccaccacctcctgctcccctgtCCGGCTCCCCCATCTGCTCCTCCcgctccccctctcactctcctgTGCCCCCCCCAggtcccccctcccacccccctcccacctctgcctcttgCGAGGAAGGCTGTTGTTCTTGATGAGTAGGGACTTGATGTGCTCGGCCAGCAGCTCGTCGTGCTTCATGCACCAGTGCCGCAGGATGCTGGTGGTGAACTGGTCGTCCGGGTGACAGGGCCTGCTCAGCACCATCTTCACCATCTCCTCACTGGGcctggggcgggagggggtggAGGGCCTCAGGGTCCCCTGGTCTCTCCCTACTCCTGTGGCTTCCTGCTCTcatgccccctccccgccccacacccctccccactcctttccaccccccccacaacccctcccctctctcacacCCCCTACCCCTGGGCCTGGGGATGCTGGTTTCATCAGAAGGGACCCCGCCAGTTCAGCAGTAGACGGCGGGCATACCGGGGAGGCAGTTTACCAAAACTCTCCCGCCGTGCCCACAATGGTCAGGAAATGGGCCAGGGAGGTGAAAGGATGGCACAGTATCTAGCCCGAAaaggtgcaggggaggggggctggccAGCCACAACCCCCAACCTGCCCACTTCCTTTAGGACGTTCTGTACCACTTCTAGTCTCAGGCAAGAGAGCAGAAAAGGTGGCAGGAAGGCAACAGCTGTTGCCCTACTTATCCAGGCTGTTGGGAGAGTGCCAGGGCTGTTGGGCAGAGGGGACTCTTGGCGGCTCCCCCTCCAGGCCCCACCCCTGTACTCTGACCCAGTCTCCTCTGAGATTAGCCCAGGGTGGCCTCATcacaggaggggtggggagcaggaaacCGGGATGTCCGgtccccactcccatcccctcctcccagggcagCTCCTGGTGGGCAAGGGCGTAAAGTCGAGAGGAAGCCCAGATCTCAGGGGAGCTGCTTGTTTGTAAATCATTTTAGGGGAAGGGCAGAATAAGCAGATGTCTACGGTAAGAAAAAGCATGGCCAGCCTCCTAGAGGAGCAGACAGGAGCCGTTTACGGGACGCGCTCTCTTGATACACTGTGACTGGGAGCAAGAGCACCTGGCGGCAGAACTCACTTCTCTCTTCGGAGCTGAAGCAGCAGGCAAGACAGGGCCTCTGGGTGCTCTgcgggggagggcagaggtggtCAGAGGGTTGTCAAATCCCAGGAAGAATGATCCCTCTCCCATCAACAGCCACTCGAGGGAGCAAGCACAGCCTTCCCCAAGGAGTCAGGAGGAACAATCCCTTGCTTCTACAAAGTTCTGAGCAGCCTGAGCCCCAGCTCGTGCCTGGCTCAGAGTGGGCCTGCCTGCAGGACTCATCAGGGAGCCCGGCCCTCTGGATTTCgcaggggaggcagcaggggtCCACTCATCCAGAAGGCCGGGGGGCCTCAACCTTGCCCCTGAGGGGCTGGGGTGGTCCTTCCCTCCATTCTCCCCGCCCACAGCCCTACTCACCTTTGTATTTGAGGTGTTGCAGGATGGGGATTATGGTCTCCAGGGGGATGTTGTGGGCCAGGAAGAGCTGCCAGGCACAGTACTGCTCAAAGGTCTCCCAGTCCAGGCTCTGGACTgtaggagacagagaaggggcgTACTTGTGCTCTCCTTCACACACACCTAGGGCTAAGCCACTGACTGCAGCACTGCAAGCCGGGGTGGTACACAGGTGGGGATACCGACCCCAAGGCTACAGATACTCTCCCTTTCCACACGGAGCATCATTTTCAAAGCCTTCACATTGTGTCTATAGTCCCACTAGCCCTGAGCTTAAAAACCAGAACCAGAGACGCTGCCCAAGACCATGGAGCAGGGCAGAGTGACCGTCTACCCCATTCTCAGCCCAAGCCAGCTCCGCTGTTA from Lutra lutra chromosome 15, mLutLut1.2, whole genome shotgun sequence includes these protein-coding regions:
- the SLC27A3 gene encoding long-chain fatty acid transport protein 3, yielding MAALLLLLLLLLLLPPLLLLRKPHLWPGLRWLPADLAFAVRALRCKRALRARALAAAAADPRGPEGGCSLAWRLAELARQRPAHIFLVHGPRSFSYAEAERESNRAARAFLRARGWGAGPSGGTEAEQAAGVAGAAAPLAPGDTVALLLPACPEFLWLWFGLAKAGLRTAFVPAALRRGPLLHCLRSCGARALVLAPEFLESLEPDLPALRAMGLCLWAAGPESHPTGISDLLAEASAEADGPVPGYLSAPQSIMDTCLYIFTSGTTGLPKAAQISHLKILQCQAFYQLCGAHREDVIYLALPLYHMSGSLLGIVGCLGIGATVVLKSRFSASQFWEDCQQHGVTVFQYIGELCRYLVNQPPSTAEHGHKVRLAVGSGLRPDTWERFVRRFGPLRVLETYGLTEGNVATFNYTGQLGAVGRASWLYKHVFPFSLIRYDVTTGEPIRDTRGHCVATCPGEPGLLVAPVSQQSPFLGYAGGPELAQGKLLKGVFQAGDVFFNTGDLLVCDDQGFLRFHDRTGDTFRWKGENVATTEVAEALESLDFLQEVNVYGVTVPGHEGRAGMAALVLRPPHSLDLVQLYAHVSENLPPYAWPRFLRLQESLATTETFKQQKVRMAKEGFDPSALSDPLYVLDQPGGAYLPLTQARYSAILAGDLRI